The following proteins are co-located in the Acidobacteriota bacterium genome:
- the vsr gene encoding DNA mismatch endonuclease Vsr — protein sequence MPDRISPGQRSRIMARIGNVDTQPEMKVRRLVHKMGYRYRLHRRDLPGTPDLVFPARRKIIFVHGCFWHQHDCPRGSRPASNQEFWNRKLNKNVLRDRRVTTELEEIGWAVLVIWECETNNLQNLAQRLDSFLCSKRGGSSAFLE from the coding sequence ATGCCGGATCGGATCTCTCCTGGACAGCGCAGCCGGATCATGGCTCGTATCGGTAATGTCGATACGCAGCCGGAAATGAAAGTTCGTCGTCTCGTCCACAAGATGGGTTACCGGTATCGCCTTCATCGCCGAGACTTGCCCGGCACTCCCGATCTAGTATTTCCGGCTCGGCGAAAAATCATCTTTGTTCATGGTTGTTTTTGGCACCAGCATGATTGTCCGCGAGGTTCGCGGCCAGCCTCCAATCAGGAATTCTGGAACCGAAAACTCAACAAGAACGTGCTTCGCGACCGGAGAGTTACTACGGAGCTTGAAGAGATCGGTTGGGCGGTTCTAGTGATTTGGGAATGTGAAACGAACAATCTTCAGAACTTGGCTCAGCGCCTTGATAGTTTTCTTTGTAGTAAACGAGGTGGATCATCCGCTTTCTTGGAGTAA